From the Montipora capricornis isolate CH-2021 chromosome 2, ASM3666992v2, whole genome shotgun sequence genome, one window contains:
- the LOC138038647 gene encoding failed axon connections homolog yields MHGAAYFGFAITAVVVIYLIARKFREKPRRKLAKPDVVVLHQFHRSPWLGVLSLSPPCLKLETFLLRMVKIPYENDFRLIYSKQGKMPWIEFNGKEIADSDFCTRFLSKEFHVDVDSHLSATERAIAHNIRTMLESNTYWTMVHARWLDSYGAVFRERLFGTISPPMRYLARFLNHRKVKNYLWSHGIGRNTPQEMYGIAERDLLAASEILGKKDFLFGDKPCLADAALFSFIVACNWAMPDCPMAILVKTKAQNLEEHAHRMKELYYPDWDELLSQKLKTK; encoded by the exons ATGCACGGAGCGGCGTATTTTGGTTTTGCCATTACAGCAGTCGTTGTTATTTACCTAATTGCACGAAAATTCCGAGAGAAACCGAGAAGAAAACTCGCAAAACCCGACGTAGTTGTTCTTCATCAGTTTCATCGTTCTCCTTGGCTTGGGGTGTTGAGCTTGTCTCCACCGTGTTTAAAGTTAGAAACGTTTCTTCTTCGCATGGTGAAGATCCCGTACGAAAACGACTTCCGTTTGATATATTCAAAGCAGGGTAAAATGCCCTGGATCGAATTTAACGGTAAAGAAATCGCGGACTCCGATTTCTGCACTCGGTTTCTTTCGAAGGAGTTTCATGTCGATGTGGATTCGCACTTGAGTGCCACGGAAAGAGCGATTGCTCACAACATCCGCACCATGCTGGAAAGTAACACTTATTG GACAATGGTTCACGCACGTTGGCTTGATAGCTATGGAGCCGTATTCCGAGAGAGGCTCTTTGGGACAATTTCCCCGCCAATGAGATATTTGGCGCGTTTTTTGAATCACAGAAAGGTAAAGAACTATCTGTGGTCACATGGCATCGGCCGAAATACACCCCAAGAGATGTATGGGATAGCCGAGAGGGATCTGCTTGCTGCGTCAGAAATTCTAGGAAAGAAGGACTTTCTGTTTGGGGACAAGCCTTGCTTAGCAGACGCTGCTTTGTTTAGCTTCATAGTAGCCTGTAATTGGGCTATGCCGGATTGTCCCATGGCAATACTTGTCAAGACAAAAGCGCAGAATCTTGAGGAACACGCTCACAGAATGAAGGAGTTGTACTATCCAGACTGGGATGAGCTTTTGTCACAAAagctaaagacaaaataa